In Ignavibacteriales bacterium, the sequence TGAATGCGCAGTCAAATACAGGAAGATGTTCTTCTTTCAGGTGCGGTGCACCTTCTATGGTATCGTTCTTATCGATATAGGAAATAATATGTTCGATCTGTTCGTCGTCGTAGCCCAGTTTCGTAAGTGCCTCCGGCACCGTTTGGTTGATGATCTTCATCAAACCGCCGCCGCTCATTTTCTTGTACTTCACAAGCGCGATATCCGGTTCAATTCCCGTGGTATCACAATCCATCATGAAACCGATGGTCCCTGTCGGAGCAAGAACGGTCGTTTGCGAGTTGCGGATGCCGTGCGTTCGTCCAAGCTCAACAACATCCTTCCATACATTACATTGCGCCTCCCAAAGACTGGGTTCTACCGCATTCTTATCGATGCGTTCCGCGTGAATGCCATGTTTCGACATCACGTTCAACATCGGATCTCTATTCACTGCAAATCCGCTGAACGGACCTTGTGCTTCAGCAATTCTGGCCGATTGTTTATATGCTTCGCCGCACATCAGCGATGTGATTGCTGCGGCAAGCGTTCTGCCCTCAATACTATCATATGCAACGCCGCGCGACATCAGCAGGGCGCCGAGGTTCGCATACCCGAGTCCAAGCGGGCGATAGTCATGGCTGTTTTGTGTGATTGCCGGTGTCGGGTAACTCGAATTATCAACAGACATTTCCATTGCAGTAATCGTAACCTGAATAGCTTTTTTAAATGCGTCCACGTCGAGATCGCCATTCGTTCTCCGGAACTTCATCAAGTTCAGCGATGCGAGGTTGCACGCACTGTCATCGAGGAACATGTACTCGCTGCAGGGATTCGATGAATGAATCGGTGCAGTACCGGAACACGTATGCCAGTTGTTGATGGTCGAATCAAATTGAATACCCGGGTCGCCGCAGATCCATGCCGCATCGGCAATTTGTTTCATCAGATCGCGCGCGTGAAATCGTTCTACCGGCATTCCACCTTTGACAGCCTTGGTCCAAAATTCTTTATCTTCCAGCACGGCTTTCATAAACTCGTCGCTTACGCGAATGGAGTGATTGGCATTCTGGTAGAACACAGAATCATACGCACCGCCGGGAACATTGAAGCCGCCATCATAACCCGCGTCGATGAGCGCCCATGCTTTTTTCTCCTCTTCCGCTTTACAATTGATGAAACTGGCAATATCCGGATGGTCAACATTTAAGATGACCATTTTTGCAGCGCGGCGTGTCTTCCCTCCAGATTTGATTACACCTGCAAACGCATCGTACCCTTTCATAAACGAGACAGGGCCGGATGCAGTACCGCCGCCGGTGATACGTTCTTTTGAAGAACGAAGGGTTGAAAGGTTAGAACCTGTGCCCGAACCGTATTTAAAGAGCATGCCCTCTGTTTTTGCAAGCTCCAGTATAGAGGACATTGAATCTTTCACCGAATTAATAAAGCACGCCGAACATTGCGGCATTTTTTCCACGC encodes:
- a CDS encoding vitamin B12-dependent ribonucleotide reductase, translating into MRNLQPTNVSVDSHNNEHSAAKRGLRFERYFTRRGVHPFDEVEWELRTAIISNDRGEKIFEQKDVEIPKSWSMTATNVVVSKYFYGQLGTAERETSIRQLVDRVAKSYYTWGLKDGYFASEEDAEIFYHELLFLLVNQYMSFNSPVWFNVGVEKMPQCSACFINSVKDSMSSILELAKTEGMLFKYGSGTGSNLSTLRSSKERITGGGTASGPVSFMKGYDAFAGVIKSGGKTRRAAKMVILNVDHPDIASFINCKAEEEKKAWALIDAGYDGGFNVPGGAYDSVFYQNANHSIRVSDEFMKAVLEDKEFWTKAVKGGMPVERFHARDLMKQIADAAWICGDPGIQFDSTINNWHTCSGTAPIHSSNPCSEYMFLDDSACNLASLNLMKFRRTNGDLDVDAFKKAIQVTITAMEMSVDNSSYPTPAITQNSHDYRPLGLGYANLGALLMSRGVAYDSIEGRTLAAAITSLMCGEAYKQSARIAEAQGPFSGFAVNRDPMLNVMSKHGIHAERIDKNAVEPSLWEAQCNVWKDVVELGRTHGIRNSQTTVLAPTGTIGFMMDCDTTGIEPDIALVKYKKMSGGGLMKIINQTVPEALTKLGYDDEQIEHIISYIDKNDTIEGAPHLKEEHLPVFDCAFKPANGKRSIPYMGHIKMMSAAQPFLSGAISKTVNMPTDVTAEDIMQSYIEAWKLGLKSIAVYRDGCKRTQPLSTSLDKKKDKQQAAAKPARRHLPDERQSITHKFSIAGHEGYITVGMFEDGSPGELFITMSKEGSTISGLMDSLATSVSIALQYGVPLKVLVDKFSHARYEPSGFTNNPDIPIAKSVSDYIFRWLGKKFLIEDRGEAPMSGVQISAETAKKPAAILNAAATKAASVLEKNEKFVFETQSDAPPCHECGSIMIRSGSCYKCLECGSTSGCS